The following is a genomic window from Mycobacterium parmense.
GCAAGTTATCGTTAGATAACCTGGCAACTTACTCGTAACGGCGTTGTTAATTTGGGAGATGCCTTTCCCCCAGAGCTGGAGGGGCTAATTGGAGCTATTACTGCTCACGTCGGAACTGCATCCCGACCCCGTTCTGCCGTCGTTGTGCCTGCTTCCCCACACCGTACGCACCGCACCGCCAGAACCATCCTCCCTGCTCGAGGCCGGGACCGCGGACGCCGTGCTCGTCGACGCGCGTACCGACCTGTCGTCGGCGCGGGGCCTGTGTCGCCTGCTCAGCACGGCGGGCCGGTCGGTGCCCGTCTTGGCGGTGGTCACCGAGGGCGGCCTGGTGGCGGTCAGCGCTGATTGGGGCCTGGACGAGATCTTGTTGCCCAGCACCGGCCCCGCCGAGATCGACGCCCGGCTGCGGCTCGTGATCGGCCGCCGCGGCGGGCTGGCGGATCAGGAGAGCGCGGGCAAGGTCAGCCTCGGCGAGCTGGTGATCGACGAAGGCACCTACACCGCCAGGTTGCGGGGCCGTCCGCTCGACCTCACCTACAAGGAGTTCGAGCTGTTGAAATACCTGGCCCAGCACGCCGGCCGGGTTTTCACGCGCGCGCAACTGCTGCACGAGGTGTGGGGCTACGACTTCTTCGGGGGCACCCGCACCGTCGATGTGCACGTCCGACGACTCCGAGCCAAGCTGGGGCCCGAACACGAGGCATTGATCGGCACCGTGCGCAACGTCGGCTACAAGGCGGTCCGGCCGGCGCGCGGCCGCGCGCCGATCTCGGATCACGACGACGCCGGTGAGGTGGAGTCCGACGCCGAGGAACTACGCGAACCGTTGGGCGATCCATTACGCAGTCAGTGACGCCGGCTGACTGGCGGGTCGCGCTCACGCCCCAGGAGCAGCAACAGGTTCGCGACCTCGTCGCTGCCGCAACCGACTTCGACGGGGTTGCGCCGGTCGGCGAACAGGTGCTCCGGGAGCTCGCGCACGACCGCACCGAGCATCTCCTGGTCACCGCACCCGACCCGGACGGCCGGTCCGCCCCGGCCGCCGGGGTCGTCGGCTACCTGAACCTCACCCCGCCGCGGGACGGGGGTCCGGGAATGGCGGAGCTCGTGGTGCACCCGCTGGCCCGCCGGCGCGGTCTGGGGGCGGCGCTGGCGCGCGCGGCGATGGATAAGACCGGCGGCGGCAATCGGTTCTGGGCGCACGGGACGCTCGCGTCGGCCGCGGCCACCGCCGCGGCGCTGGGCCTCGTGGCGGTGCGGGAGCTGGTGCAGATGCGCCGTTCGCTGCGTGACCTCCCCGCGGCGATACCGCAGGCGCCGGGCGTGCGGGTCCGCC
Proteins encoded in this region:
- the mshD gene encoding mycothiol synthase — translated: MTPADWRVALTPQEQQQVRDLVAAATDFDGVAPVGEQVLRELAHDRTEHLLVTAPDPDGRSAPAAGVVGYLNLTPPRDGGPGMAELVVHPLARRRGLGAALARAAMDKTGGGNRFWAHGTLASAAATAAALGLVAVRELVQMRRSLRDLPAAIPQAPGVRVRPYAGPADDAELLRVNNSAFVHHPEQGGWTEVELAERRNEPWFDPAGLFLAFGDDAREDAGKLLGFHWTKVHLDRPGLGEVYVVAVDPSAQGRGLGHTLTAVGVEWLARKLAGAPEPTVMLYVESDNVAAVRTYERLGFTTFSVDTAYASPRGPG
- a CDS encoding winged helix-turn-helix transcriptional regulator, which translates into the protein MELLLLTSELHPDPVLPSLCLLPHTVRTAPPEPSSLLEAGTADAVLVDARTDLSSARGLCRLLSTAGRSVPVLAVVTEGGLVAVSADWGLDEILLPSTGPAEIDARLRLVIGRRGGLADQESAGKVSLGELVIDEGTYTARLRGRPLDLTYKEFELLKYLAQHAGRVFTRAQLLHEVWGYDFFGGTRTVDVHVRRLRAKLGPEHEALIGTVRNVGYKAVRPARGRAPISDHDDAGEVESDAEELREPLGDPLRSQ